In one Rhinopithecus roxellana isolate Shanxi Qingling chromosome 1, ASM756505v1, whole genome shotgun sequence genomic region, the following are encoded:
- the LOC115895159 gene encoding histone H3.3-like, translating into MARTKQTARKSTGGKAPRKQPATKAARKSAPSTEGVKKPHRYRPGTVALREIRRYQKSTELLIRKLPFQRLVREIAQDFKTDLRFQSAAIGALQEASEAYLVGLFEDTNLCAIHAKRVTIMPKDIQLARRIRGERA; encoded by the coding sequence ATGGCTCGTACAAAGCAGACTGCCCGCAAATCGACCGGTGGTAAAGCACCCAGGAAGCAACCGGCTACAAAAGCCGCTCGCAAGAGTGCGCCCTCTACTGAAGGGGTGAAGAAACCTCATCGCTACAGGCCTGGTACTGTGGCGCTTCGTGAAATTAGACGTTATCAGAAGTCCACTGAACTTCTGATTCGCAAACTTCCCTTCCAGCGTCTGGTGCGAGAAATTGCTCAGGACTTTAAAACAGATCTGCGCTTCCAGAGCGCAGCTATCGGTGCTTTGCAGGAGGCAAGTGAGGCCTATCTGGTTGGCCTTTTTGAAGACACCAACCTGTGTGCTATCCATGCCAAACGTGTAACAATTATGCCAAAAGACATCCAGCTAGCACGCCGCATACGTGGAGAACGTGCTTAA